The Antedon mediterranea chromosome 7, ecAntMedi1.1, whole genome shotgun sequence genome has a segment encoding these proteins:
- the LOC140055238 gene encoding protein Mis18-alpha-like — translation MDGRSLEEEGSTISEKEEYPIVIVCLKCGNILGDSCSWICANNDLKTITMRRVTKVVEIEQDLITSEKGVDIGSTYQKLFCVCDEMIGRIYQTTPRALDNLRDVFTLDINKIQSYHIGSGEKTAGVDTDSIIDLPSARSLQDDLYKVKATICSLNKRIINIENVLKSDDTDQEEKPQEKMEDDVVTETGKARGFTSYEGMPDFDVNNSKKLGKSPARVKRKRTR, via the exons ATGGATGGAAGATCTTTAGAGGAGGAGGGTTCGACAATCAGTGAAAAAGAAGAATATCCAATAGTCATAGTATGTTTAAAATGTGGTAATATACTGGGCGACTCTTGTTCATGGATATGTGCTAATAATGACCTTAAAACAATAACTATGCGAC GTGTTACAAAAGTGGTAGAGATTGAACAAGACCTGATTACATCAGAGAAAGGTGTAGATATTGGAAG tacatATCAAAAACTTTTCTGCGTATGTGACGAGATGATTGGGCGAATATACCAGACCACGCCAAGAGCACTCGACAATTTAAGGGATGTGTTTACCCTTGATATCAACAAAATACAAAG CTATCACATTGGTAGTGGAGAGAAAACAGCAGGAGTTGACACCGACAGTATTATTGACCTTCCATCTGCCAGATCCTTACAAGATGACCTTTATAAG GTAAAGGCTACAATATGCTCACTAAACAAACGAATTATCAACATAGAAAACGTTTTGAAAAGTGATGACACAGATCAAGAAGAAAAGCCTCAGGAAAAAATGGAAGATGATGTGGTTACCGAAACAGGCAAAGCAAGAGGATTTACCTCATACGAGGGCATGCCTGATTTTGatgtaaataatagtaaaaaattaGGCAAGAGTCCAGCAAGAGTAAAGAGAAAACGCACacgataa
- the LOC140055235 gene encoding uncharacterized protein isoform X1, which produces MLCFQNLKLFHRPWKLPPLFVQPQHNINNGMCFVKNKYLSFIISKSCIFCYEDKNRNTCEEGRPALKSFLPIKKVDSGAWLMKHDLLVTTKTSNCVLATRKYSVFGSQNVCVRYYVSRKKQKETKSTEELESDEEEEMDDDEEEEVDLLPKGWKNIVQVVPSLRLDSVLSSGLGIARKKVEDAFLKSRLLVNNERVSKKSKMVKAGDVLDMIRDDDNDNIVMRVVVLKVASEKTSKNQIKIKLRRWKKLDLQGEESKT; this is translated from the exons ATGCTCTGTTTCCAAAATCTCAAATTGTTTCATAGACCATGGAAATTACCACCATTATTTGTACAGCCAcagcataatattaataatggaatgtgttttgtcaaaaataaatatctAAGTTTTATAATAAGTAAAAGTTGCATCTTTTGTTATGAAGATAAAAACAGAAATACTTGTGAAGAAGGTAGGCCTGCTCTGAAATCATTTTTGCCAATAAAGAAAGTAGATTCAGGTGCATGGTTGATGAAACATGATCTATTGGTGACGACAAAAACCAGTAATTGTGTGCTTGCTACAAGGAAGTACTCGGTTTTTGGAAGTCAAAATGTTTGTGTACGATATTATGTATCAAGAAAGAAACAGAAAGAAACAAAATCAACAGAGGAATTGGAATCTGATGAGGAGGAGGAGATGGATGATGATGAAGAGGAAGAAGTTGATTTACTACCAAAAGGGTGGAAAAATATTGTACAGGTAGTTCCCTCTCTTCGTCTGGACAGTGTGCTAAGTTCTGGACTTGGAATTGCCAGAAA AAAAGTTGAAGATGCATTTCTTAAAAGTAGATTACTTGTAAATAATGAACGAGTTTCAAAGAAAAGCAAAATG GTGAAAGCAGGTGATGTTCTTGATATGATAagagatgatgataatgacaacaTAGTTATGCGTGTTGTTGTGTTGAAGGTTGCATCTGAAAAGACaagtaaaaatcaaattaaaataaaactacgTAGGTGGAAAAAACTTGACTTACAAGGGGAAGAATCAAAGACCTGA
- the LOC140055235 gene encoding mitochondrial transcription rescue factor 1-like isoform X2, with the protein MKHDLLVTTKTSNCVLATRKYSVFGSQNVCVRYYVSRKKQKETKSTEELESDEEEEMDDDEEEEVDLLPKGWKNIVQVVPSLRLDSVLSSGLGIARKKVEDAFLKSRLLVNNERVSKKSKMVKAGDVLDMIRDDDNDNIVMRVVVLKVASEKTSKNQIKIKLRRWKKLDLQGEESKT; encoded by the exons ATGAAACATGATCTATTGGTGACGACAAAAACCAGTAATTGTGTGCTTGCTACAAGGAAGTACTCGGTTTTTGGAAGTCAAAATGTTTGTGTACGATATTATGTATCAAGAAAGAAACAGAAAGAAACAAAATCAACAGAGGAATTGGAATCTGATGAGGAGGAGGAGATGGATGATGATGAAGAGGAAGAAGTTGATTTACTACCAAAAGGGTGGAAAAATATTGTACAGGTAGTTCCCTCTCTTCGTCTGGACAGTGTGCTAAGTTCTGGACTTGGAATTGCCAGAAA AAAAGTTGAAGATGCATTTCTTAAAAGTAGATTACTTGTAAATAATGAACGAGTTTCAAAGAAAAGCAAAATG GTGAAAGCAGGTGATGTTCTTGATATGATAagagatgatgataatgacaacaTAGTTATGCGTGTTGTTGTGTTGAAGGTTGCATCTGAAAAGACaagtaaaaatcaaattaaaataaaactacgTAGGTGGAAAAAACTTGACTTACAAGGGGAAGAATCAAAGACCTGA